In Geoalkalibacter sp., a single genomic region encodes these proteins:
- a CDS encoding UDP-2,3-diacylglucosamine diphosphatase, with protein sequence MNRDIFLADAHLLSPTDANYQRLLAFLKAQQGRLRTLYILGDLFEFWVGYRQLVFAPYVPLLHALGELRATGTEIVYVEGNHDFHLGPYFRETLGCRVLPDGGEVHIDGHRVHLTHGDLINGGDRGYHLLRRLLRSRLLLGLIALAPGDLTWAISRWASRRSQKGQKPKADRRLPQAQITAFARKQFAAGCELVVTGHFHQPFHLELNAGQIFGLGDWIDQYSYLLYENGCFELRTY encoded by the coding sequence ATGAATCGCGATATTTTCCTCGCCGACGCGCACCTACTCTCCCCGACGGATGCCAACTACCAGCGCCTGCTCGCCTTTCTCAAGGCGCAGCAGGGGCGGTTGCGCACCCTCTACATTCTCGGCGATCTCTTTGAATTCTGGGTCGGCTACCGGCAGTTGGTGTTCGCCCCTTACGTGCCCCTGCTCCATGCCCTGGGCGAATTGCGCGCCACCGGCACGGAGATCGTCTACGTCGAAGGCAATCACGATTTTCATCTCGGCCCTTACTTCCGCGAAACCCTCGGCTGCCGGGTGCTGCCCGACGGCGGAGAAGTCCACATCGACGGACACCGCGTCCACCTGACCCACGGCGATCTGATCAACGGCGGCGACCGTGGCTATCATCTGCTGCGCCGCCTTCTGCGCAGCCGCCTGCTGCTCGGCCTCATCGCCCTGGCGCCGGGCGATCTCACCTGGGCCATTTCCCGCTGGGCCAGCCGCCGCAGCCAGAAGGGTCAAAAACCCAAGGCCGACCGGCGCCTGCCGCAGGCGCAGATCACGGCCTTTGCCCGCAAACAGTTTGCGGCCGGTTGCGAACTCGTCGTCACCGGCCATTTCCATCAGCCCTTCCACCTTGAGCTGAACGCAGGCCAGATCTTCGGCCTCGGCGACTGGATCGACCAATACTCCTACCTGCTTTACGAAAACGGCTGTTTCGAACTCAGGACCTACTGA